The Coffea eugenioides isolate CCC68of chromosome 8, Ceug_1.0, whole genome shotgun sequence genome has a segment encoding these proteins:
- the LOC113779705 gene encoding glycine-rich cell wall structural protein 1.8-like: MAKFKVLNAVFFVLLSVGVCVASRALLSHKEDAVAGYVHGGIGVDIGGNVAGGHGGGGGSGGGGGYVGSNGYAGGAGSGRGSGGGYGAGGGENGAVAGGGGAGGGNGGGGGYTAGGEHGSGYGGGGGEGGGAGGANGGGGAGGGGGGGGSAGKVGGYGEGEGGGSGGGYGAGGEHGGAYGGGGGHGGGGGGGYNGGAEGGGYGSGEGAGGGAGGAHGGAYGGGEGGGAGGGGGYAAGGEHAGGYGGGAGGGEGGGHGGYAP; the protein is encoded by the coding sequence ATGGCTAAGTTTAAAGTTCTCAATGCAGTTTTCTTCGTGCTATTGAGTGTAGGTGTATGTGTTGCGAGCAGAGCACTCCTTTCACATAAAGAGGATGCCGTTGCTGGCTACGTTCATGGAGGCATCGGTGTTGATATTGGTGGCAATGTAGCTGGAGGAcatggtggtggtggaggttCTGGTGGAGGTGGCGGCTATGTAGGGTCGAATGGTTATGCAGGTGGTGCAGGAAGTGGACGGGGTAGTGGTGGTGGATATGGTGCTGGAGGGGGAGAAAATGGTGCTGTTGCCGGTGGTGGCGGTGCAGGTGGAGGAAATGGTGGTGGAGGTGGCTATACTGCAGGAGGAGAGCATGGTAGTGGATATGGAGGTGGAGGAGGTGAAGGTGGGGGTGCAGGTGGTGCAAATGGTGGTGGTGGAGCAGGTGGTGGAGGTGGCGGCGGCGGTAGTGCGGGAAAAGTGGGCGGATATGGTGAAGGTGAAGGAGGCGGCAGTGGCGGAGGGTATGGTGCTGGCGGAGAACATGGTGGTGCATACGGTGGTGGGGGTGGAcatggtggtggtggaggaggtGGTTATAATGGAGGAGCCGAAGGTGGTGGATATGGCAGTGGAGAGGGTGCCGGAGGTGGTGCAGGAGGAGCTCACGGTGGAGCATATGGTGGCGGTGAAGGAGGTGGTGCTGGTGGTGGAGGCGGCTATGCTGCTGGAGGTGAACATGCAGGAGGGTACGGAGGAGGAGCCGGCGGTGGCGAAGGTGGTGGACATGGTGGCTATGCCCCTTGA
- the LOC113780542 gene encoding B3 domain-containing protein At3g25182-like, whose product MGKSSSNDDERRLDYSGIELYPNWGKFDILVAVAEVERIRLEEEEKERKLRRNLSTFLKLLAEKETEESSVDNGSDVVGKLQLLAGKIDVNFTKGKRSFRRKAGSNHTLLSEELPSAISQFDFEGKHQEDDGNHVLFSYGDIMKKPQLKRLRSPSEENSTDHQDIEMPRSKKAKSKPRYPDGPSTSTISTIPEKFKNRILEFGGSEGSIVFVFQKVLTETDVNKHFSRLLVPFRQIKNGFLTAEEQARFWDPNQKFGIDAIFVDPSLDEGRMNLRRWEMGKKDGKISYNFALITNWIKVVEKNELRQGMTVHLWAFRGDLQLGFALVLV is encoded by the coding sequence ATGGGGAAGAGCAGTAGTAATGATGATGAACGCCGTCTTGATTATTCGGGTATTGAACTGTACCCGAACTGGGGTAAATTTGATATCTTGGTTGCAGTTGCAGAAGTAGAGAGGATCAGATTggaggaggaggaaaaagaaaggaaactcaGGCGAAATCTTTCCactttcttgaaacttcttgcTGAAAAAGAAACAGAGGAATCATCAGTGGACAATGGTTCAGATGTGGTCGGTAAATTGCAGCTTCTTGCTGGTAAAATTGATGTCAATTTCACAAAAGGGAAAAGATCGTTCAGAAGGAAGGCTGGTTCCAACCACACATTATTGTCTGAGGAACTTCCTTCAGCAATATCCCAGTTTGATTTTGAAGGCAAACATCAAGAAGATGATGGCAATCATGTTCTGTTCTCATATGGGGATATAATGAAGAAACCCCAATTGAAGAGACTGAGATCACCCAGTGAAGAAAATAGTACTGATCATCAAGATATAGAGATGCCACGTTCCAAGAAAGCAAAAAGCAAGCCTAGATATCCTGATGGACCATCAACATCAACTATCAGTACTATTCCAGAGAAATTCAAGAACAGAATTTTGGAATTTGGGGGTTCAGAGGGAAGCATTGTATTTGTGTTTCAAAAGGTGTTAACAGAGACCGATGTGAACAAGCATTTCAGTAGGCTGCTGGTGCCATTTAGGCAGATCAAGAATGGGTTTCTGACTGCTGAAGAGCAGGCTCGTTTTTGGGATCCCAACCAGAAGTTTGGAATTGATGCCATTTTTGTTGATCCATCCCTTGATGAAGGTAGAATGAACCTGAGACGGTGGGAGATGGGTAAAAAAGATGGTAAAATAAGTTACAACTTTGCATTGATCACTAACTGGATTAAGGTTGTGGAGAAGAATGAACTGAGACAAGGAATGACAGTGCACCTGTGGGCATTTAGGGGGGATCTACAGCTTGGATttgctttagttttagtttga